DNA from Bordetella genomosp. 13:
CCCGCGTCCACGATGGATCGGACCGCCTGCTCGATCGCCTCGAACGCGGCATGGATGTGGCTGGGCACCAGCTTGAGGTTGCCGCAGTCGACCAGACCCAGCCGGGTCAGCGGGTTGTAGTCGGCCAGCTCGGGGTTGAACGTGCGCATCAGGCGAGACTGCTCACGCACCGACTGCGGACCCTGACGGCTGCCGATCCGGAACGGATGCGTGCCGCAATCGAACGGAATGCCGAGAATGGCCGCGCGCGCCGATCCGATGCGCGTGGCGTGCGGCACGCCCATGAAGGTGGCCGGTGCGTCGCACAGGGTCGACAGGTCGCCGGCCGGACTATGCAGTTCCTTGGTCATGTTTTCCTCTGGATGGTGAAATGGCGCCGGGCGCGTCGCGCGCGCCACGGGCAGAGGCGGGTGCCTGTACAGGCCCGCTCGCGTTATTCGATCTGGATGCCGCTGGTCTTGATCACGTCGACCCAGTGCTGGTAGTCGCGTTCGACCGTCTGGCCGAAGACCTGCGGGGTGGTCAGGCCGGGCACCACGCTCAGCACCTGGAACTGCTTCAGGATGGCCTCGTCCTGCAGCGCCTTGCCCAGCGCGGCGTTCAGCTTGTCCACGACCCCCTGCGGCATGCCCTTGGGACCCAGCACGCCCCACCAGGTCTGGAAGGTCATGCCGGGCATGCCCGCTTCCTTGAAGGTGGGCACCCCGGGAAAGGCCGGCAGGCGCTCGGGCGCCGTCATGGCCAGTACCTTGAGCCTGCCCGAGGCGACGAAGGGTTGCGCCGAGGCGTACGTCGAGAAGGACGCGTCGACCGTGCCGGCCACCGTGTCCGTCAGCGCCGGCGACGATCCGCGGTACGGAACATGGTTCAGCTTGATGCCCGCTTCCTTCATCATGATCTCGAACAGCAGGTGCGACGACGTGCCCGTGCCGGCGCTGCCAGCACTGAGCTGGCCGGGATTGGACCTGGCCGCCTCGACCAGCGCCTGCAGGCTGTCGTAGCGTCCGGCCGGCGCATACAGGAACGACGGAGAGGTGCCGACGATGGCCACCGGCGCGAACTCGCCCACCGGATCGTAGGGCACCTTGGGATTGGCGGCGGCGTTGACCACGAAGGGGCTGTCGGCCAGCAACAGTGTGTGGCCGTCGTTGGCCGCCTTGGCCACGTACGCGGTCCCGATGGCGGTGGCAGCGCCCGATTTGTTCACGACCACGAACGACGCGCCCAGCTGCTCGCCCAGCGAGCGGGCCAGCAGGCGCGCGATCACGTCCGAACTGCCGCCGGCGGGATACGGCACGACCAGTTCCACCGGCCGGCCGCCGGGCCAGGCGGCGGTCTGTGCCGATGCGGCCGGCACGGCGCCCAGGGCGGCGCAGCCCAGCGTCAGCAGGCCCATGGTCCGCAACAGGGATCGGCGTGCGGCGCCGAACAGGACGTTGGTCTTCATGATGGTTTTCCCCTTGAGTTCAGTGCATCCAGTGTAGGCATGCGAACTACATGAATCCAATAAGGTGTTGGCGTCCTCTCATTTGGTTTGCTTATGGGTCAGGGCGATAATTGTGCGCCAATGCACCATATCGGGGAATGTCGTGCGCTTGCGTCATCTGGAGGTCTTTCATGCCGTCATGATCAGCGGAACGCTGAGCGCGGCCGCACGGCTGCTGAACATGACGCAGCCCGCCGTGACGCAGGCGATCCACAGCATGGAACTACAGCTGGGCTACAGCCTGTTCCAGCGCATCAAGGGGCGACTGTCGCCCACGCCCGAAGCGCAGGCCCTGGCGGTCGAGGTGGAAACCCTGCACGGCCAGCTCGAGACCGTGCGGCACTTGGCGCTGAATCTGCGCCACACCGGGCACGAACGCTTGCGCGTACTGGCGGCGCCCGCGCTGGCGATGGAACTGGTGCCGCCGGCCATGCAGACACTGCTGCAGGTGCACCCGCGCGCGCAGGTCACCGTCAAGACGGGCTACTCCAGCCAGATCCTGGCCGGCCTGGCGCTGCGCAAGGCCGACATCGGCCTGGTGTACCAGATACCGCAGGAGCACCCGTTGATCCGGCAAGAGAGCATCGGCTCCGGCGAACTGGTGTGCGTGGTCCCGCGCGGCCACCCACTCGCGGACAAGCCAGTACTGGAACTGGCCATGCTGAGCGGCCAGACGGTCTTCGTTCCCGAGCGGCAACATCCGCTGGGCCGCATGCTGGCCACGCGCTGCGCGGACCATGGGGTCGACGTCTCGGGGCACATGGAAGTGGAGCAGTCGCACGTGGCCGTGCAGCTGGCGGTGGCGGCCCTGGGCCTGGCCGTCGTCGATGCGCTGACCGCGGGCAGCGCTGACCGGGGCCGGGTGCGCGTGCTGCCGCTTACCGTGTCCCTGCGCTACCAGGTATGCGTGGCGTTCTCCGAGAACAGCGCCCATCCTCATCTGGCGTTCCGTTTCGCGCGGGCGGCGCAGAAGGCGCTGGCCGACCGCGCGGCGCCGGTGGAATAGCGCGCATCATCCCGCCGGCCGCACCGCGACCTTCAGCACGTTGTCGCGCTGGTTGGCGAAAAGGTCGTAAGCCTCGCCGATATCGTCCAGCGCGTACCGGTGCGTCACCATCTCGGTCAAATCCACGCGGCCAGACTGGATCACATTCATCAGGCGACGCATGCGTTCCTTGCCACCGGGGCACAATGCCGTGTTGATCTTGTGGTCGCCCAGTCCCGCGGCGACGGCGCTCAACGGGATCTTCAGATCGTCCGAATACACGCCCAGGCTGGACAGCGTGCCGCCCGGCTTGATGACGCGCAGCGCGGACTCGAAAGTGCTTTGGCGGCCCAGCGCCTCGATGGCCGAGTCCACGCCCCGGCCGCCGGTCAGGCGCAGTATCTCGCTGACGACGTCGCAGTCGTTGGTGTTGAGCACGACGTCCGCGCCCCATTTTCGCGCCATGTCCAGCCGGTGCGGATTCGCATCCACGCCGATGACGGTCGTCGCGCCCAGCAGCCGGGCGCCGGCCGTGGCGCACAGGCCGATGGGCCCCTGCGCGAACACGGCCACGGTATCGCCGATGCGGATGTTGGCATTCTCGGCGCCCTTGAAGCCGGTGGACATGATGTCCGGGCACATGAGCACCTGTTCGTCGCTCAGCCCGTCCGGCACGGGGGCGAGGTTGGCCTGCGCGTCGGGGACCAGCAGATACTCCGCCTGCGCGCCGTCGATCTTGTTGCCGAAGCGCCAACCGGCCGTCGCCAGGTAGCCATGGCAGCCGCAGCCGCCCTGGTGCGCCAGGTAGCTGCCGTCCTGCGAGGGATAGCCGTCTTGCGCCGCGTACGAGTTGAAGTTGGGGCAGATGGCCCCGGCGATGACGCGTTGGCCTTCGTGATAGCCCGTGACGGCGCTGCCCAGTTTCTCGATCGTGCCGACAGGCTCGTGACCGACTGTCAGGCCCGGGGCAACGGGATACTCGCCCTTGAGGATGTGCACGTCGGTGCCGCAGATCGTGGTCGTCGTGATCCTGATCAGCGCATCGTTCGGTCCCACGTCGGGGATGGGCTTCTCTCGCAGGTCGATCCGACCCGGTTCGACGAATACCGCGGCCTTCATCATCTTGCTCATGTGTCGCTCCCTCGCTCATGGCGCAAAGTTGCCGCTTGGCGAAAGCGGCCGCGTCGCGCGGTCCAGTCGCTTTCCAGGCGGTACTTCATTGTGTACCAGCTGAGGGTCGGTGGGCGCTTGACGCGCGTCAAACCTCCGCGCACTTCACGCGCGGCATCGAGGCACGTCACAGGCCGCGCATGCCGCGCAATCAGATCTCCACGAGCGCGTCCATGTCCGTCAGACGGATGATGCGGCCCTCCCGGTCGATCAGGCCCCGCTGGCGGAAGTGCGAGAACGTGCGGCTTACCGTTTCCAGGGTCAGTCCCAGATAGGCGCCGATGTCCTCGCGGCTGATGTGGAGCGGAAAGCGCGACGGGTCCGCCGTGCGTTCGCCGAACCGCGCGCTCAGGTCGAGCAGGAACGCGGCCACGCGCTGCTCGGCGTTGCGATTCGCGATCAGCATCAGCAATGCCTCTTTGTGCAGCGTCTCGTTGCTGAGCAGGCGGGCCAGGCCGCGATGCACGTCGGGCAGCTCGTCGGCGAGCGCCTCGGCGCGCAGAAAGGGCAGCACGCAGACCTGCATGTCCATCAGGGCCACGGCCTCGCACTGATGCCGGCCCGACGCGATGCCGTCGGTGCCGAAACACTCCCCGGAGATCTTGAAGCCGGTGATCTGCTGGCGGCCGTCACGGTCGACCCGCACGCTCTTGCAGATGCCGCACGTGGGCACATAAAGGTTGCGAAACGCGTCGCCCGCGCAGTAGATGACCTCGCCGGCGCGCACGCTGCGCATGCGGATCTGCGTGCCCAACGCGGCCACCAGCCCGCCCGACCCCAGTGCCGATATCTGGCAAAGCCGTCCGGCATCGCACCGGCGGCATGGCAAGGACGACGGCGCATCGCGGAATACGCGCGAATGCAACCAGATCACGCCCGCCGTTCCCGGCGTAGAGGCTTGTCTTTCCACGGCGCTCATGAGTTCCCCGGTTACTAGGGTACTTACGGCCGATTCTAGTGCGAATGCGGGATGAGCGATACGCGGGACGGAGCCGGCGGATGTACGACCAATGGCGTAGGGAGCAGGCGAGGGCGAGGCGTGATGCGCCATGCGCGCGTCATTGCATGTGCATGCCCCCGTTGATGGCGAAGTTCGCGCCTGTGATGTAGGCGGCCTCGTCCGAGGTCATGAACCGGACGAGCGCCGCCACTTCTTCCGGACGTCCCAGCCTGCCGACGGGAATCTGCGGCAGGATGGTCTTCTCGAGCACCTCTTTGGGCACGGCGGCCACCATGCGCGTGTCCAGGTAGCCGGGCGAGATCGTGTTCACGGTCACGCCGTATCGCGCCAGCTCCAGCGCCAGCGCCATCGTGAATCCGTGCAGGCCGGCCTTGGCGGCCGCGTAATTCGCCTGTCCGAACTGTCCCCGCTGGCCGTTCACGGAAGAAATATTGATGATCCGGCCCCAGCGGTGCTCGATCATGTCGTCCAGCAGCGGCTGGGTCACGTTGAAGGCCGAGTCCAGGTTCGTGCGCAATACGTTTTCCCAATCCGCGCGGCTCATCTTCCGCAGCGTGGCGTCGCGTGTGATGCCGGCGTTGTTGACGAGGATGTCTATCGCGCCGACTTCCTGGCGCAGCTTTCTTGCCGTGTCGGCGCAGTCGTCGTAGTTCGAGACGTCCAGCGGATAGGCCAGGACCTCGATACCGCTGCGCCTACGCGCGTCCAGCCACGACTCCGAACGCTGGTTGCCCGGCGATATCGTCACGATTATCCGGTGCCCGGCCTCGTGGAGGCTGGCCACGATCGCCTCGCCCAGTCCTCCCATTCCGCCCGTGATCAGGGCCGTTCTTGCAGGCATGATCGTCTCCTCTGTCTATGTGCGGCGTCCGCGCCTTCATGGACGTAGCGAACACACTAGATGCGTAGAGTCGATCCGTATTTGATGCACATCAACCCGTCATTCAGGGGACATGGCACGCGATGCGGATTTCACCTGCCTCCATTTGCGCGAGATCAAAGTCGAGGGGTAGTGCGCGCGTAGGATGGGAAGCATCGACGCCGCCCGCACGTCGGCTGGGCAGCGTCTTGCACGAACGTCGGAGGACGCATGGACAATCCCCAGGCGCTGCCGGCGGCCTCCGGTCCGGAAGGAGCGGCGGCGCCCGCACCGTCGCCCGGTCCCGCGACGGCCGTTCTCGCCGAGCCCGCGCCTTGCGAGCCTTCTCGGCCGGACCCGCCTTGGCGCGACGCGGACCGGCTCGTGCAGGCGGCAATCGCGCGGGCCACGGCCGGCGTGTCGCCCATCGGGCTGTACCAGGACTGCCTGGACTGGGCCATGCACCTCGCGATGTCTCCAGGCAAGCAGGCGGCGATCGTGCAGACCGCGCTATCGGGGGCCGCGGACGGCGAGGAACATCAGCCGGGCCATGGCGCGCCGCGGGAAGATCCCAGGTTCACACATCGCGGCTGGGCGCAATGGCCCTATCGCGACTACGTTCGGATGTTCCACCGCCTCGAGGCCTGCTGGAACGCCGCCACCAGCGGCGTGGCTGGCGCCGATCCGCGGCGCCAGCGCGTGGTGCGCTTCATGGGCAGGCAGATACTGGACACCTTGTCGCCCAGCAACGTCTGGTGCGCCAATCCGGAAGTGCTGGAGACCTTGGCGCAGACACGCGGATTCTCGCTGCTGCTGGGCATGCTGCGCATGCAGGCCGATGCCGGCGACCTGTGCACGGGCAGCGCGCCCGGCGCGTCCCCCCGCAAGCGGCGCGGCTTCCGGGTGGGCAGGAATCTCGCGGTCACGCCGGGCGCGGTGGTCTACAGCAACCGCGTCATGGAGCTGATGCGCTACGCGCCGCAGACGCATCGCACCTGGCCCGAGCCCGTCCTGCTGGTACCGTCGTGGCTGCTCAAGTACTACATCCTCGATCTGTCGCCGCACGACTCCATGGTGCGGTATCTGGTGGAGAATGGGCACACGGTCTACATGATCTCGTGGAAGAACCCGCGTGCCGAAGCCAGGGACTGGGGACTGCAGACGTATCTCGACGAAGGACTCGTCGCTGCGCTCGAACATATCCGCCACGAGGTCGGTGGCAAGCGCGTGCACGCCGCGGGATATTGCCTGGGCGGCACGCTGCTGGCCGTGGCGGCTGCCGCCATGGGCCGGCGACATACGCACCGCCCCTGGCTGAAGAGCATCACGCTGCTGGCGGCGCAGACCGATTTCGCGGAGCCGGGCGAACTGGGCCTCTTCATCAGTCCCAGCGGCGTATCGTGCCTGGACGCGCTGATGTGGCAGCAGGGGTTCCTGGACGGCAGGCAGCTGGCGGGTGTGTTTCAGCTGCTCAATTCGCGCGACCTGATCTGGTCCCGCCTGGTCCACGACTATCTGTTGGGGCGACAGCTGCAGCCTACCGACCTGATGGCATGGAATGCCGATACGACGCGACTGCCCTACCGGCTGCACAGCGAGATGCTGCACCACATGTACCTGCACAACGATTTCGCCGAGGGACGGCTCTGCGTGGAGGGAGATCCCGTCACCTTGACCGACGTGCACGTGCCCATCCTGGCCGTGGCCACCGAAAGGGATCACATATCGCCCTGGCGCTCGGTGCACAAGCTGCATCTTCTGACCCATCGCGAGCTGACGTTCGTGCTGTGCTCGGGTGGGCACAACGTGGGCATCGTCAGCCCGCCCGGACATGCGAACCGGCATTTTCGCTGGAAAGTCCGGCGCCATGGCGAGTCGTACCTGACGCCGGACGAATGGATAGGCCGGGCCGCGCTGCAAGAGGGATCATGGTGGCCTTACTGGCAGAGCTGGCTCGCGCTGCATTCCAGCGCGAAAGCCGCGGCTCCCCGGTATCCCCCGGCCCGGACACTGGGCAAGGCGCCCGGCACTTATGTGCTTGAACACTGAAGCCGCAACGAATAGCGCGGGTCGGCCGACGGCCGGCTCGTCACAGGTATCGAGGAGTTTGAAGATGGAACGCGAGCCTTACGAAATCGCCCGCCTGGCGTCGATGTTGATTCATTTCCTGACCATGGCAGGCGTCACTGAGGAAGAAGGTATCAAGATTCTCAAAGCGGCCGAACGGTTGCTGGCCCGGGCGGCACATTGACCATGTCCGCTTCCCTATGCGACCGGCGGCCGGGCGCGAACGCCATTCGCGCCGACGCGTGGATGGCGACCAAAGCTGCATGGGCGTAGTCATAGCGTCCTATTGAGGCGCCTTGCTTCCCGATCTAGATTGGTCCACGGGCCATGCCGCCCCGTGCGCGGGCCATGCGTTGGCCGGCAACGGTCCGAGGGAGCGAGACATGGTCTCTTGGTACGGACGCGGCGTGCGAGCCGTGCTGTTCTGGCTGGTCCTCATGTCGGCCACGCCGGCCGGCGCGGCCAGCGATGCGCAGACTCCTCCGCCATTCAAACCCGAAGAGATCGAGGCACTGGCCGCGCCCATCGCGCTGTATCCGGACCCGTTGCTGTCGCAGGTGCTGATGGCGTCGACGTATCCGCTGGAAATCGTGCATGCGGCCCGCTGGAGCAAGGACAACCCGAGCATGAGAGGAGACGCGGCCGTCAAGGCCGTGGAGGGCATGCCTTGGGACGCGAGCGTCAAATCATTGGTGGCGTTTCCGCAGGTCCTCGAGCCGATGAACGAGAAGCTGGACTGGACCCAGAAGCTCGGCGACGCCTTCCTGGCCCAGCCGGCCGACGTGTTCGCAGCGATTCAACGATTGAGGGGCAGGGCGCAGGACGCGGGCAACCTGGAGACGAACACACAGCAGAAGGTCATTGTCGAACCTGCGCCTACGCAGGCAGGCGGCCAGACCCAGGTTGTGCGCATCGAATCCGCCGATCCCGAAGTGATCTATGTGCCGGCGTACAACCCCACCGTGGTGTACGGCGCCTGGAGCTACCCGTCGTACCCGCCGACCTATTGGCCGCCGTCGCCGGCGTATTACCCGGGCACCGCACTCGTGTCGGGACTCGCGTGGGGCGTGGGCCTGGCGGCCGCCGGCGCCATCTTCAGCGACTGCGATTGGGGCAGCAACGACATCGACATCGACTACAACAAGGTCACGAACATCGACCGCAACTTCGACCAAACGAAAGTGAACCGGGAGGGCGGCCGGTGGCAGCACGACGCCAGCCATCGGCAAGGCGTGGCCTACCGCGACAATGCGACGCGGCAGCAGTACGCGGGCGGCGTGCCAGGCGCGGACCGGCGTGCCGAATACCGTGGCCGCGAGGCTGGCAGCGGCGCGGGCGGCCTGGACCGGGAGGCTGTCTCCAATCGCGCGGGCGCCGCGAATCGGGCAGCGGGCGCGGACCGCCCGGCGGGCGCCAGTCGGGCAGCTGGCGCGGATCGACCGACGGCTTCCAATCGGGCCGCGGGCGCGGATCGGTCGACGGTTTCCAATCGGCCAGCG
Protein-coding regions in this window:
- a CDS encoding LysR family transcriptional regulator encodes the protein MISGTLSAAARLLNMTQPAVTQAIHSMELQLGYSLFQRIKGRLSPTPEAQALAVEVETLHGQLETVRHLALNLRHTGHERLRVLAAPALAMELVPPAMQTLLQVHPRAQVTVKTGYSSQILAGLALRKADIGLVYQIPQEHPLIRQESIGSGELVCVVPRGHPLADKPVLELAMLSGQTVFVPERQHPLGRMLATRCADHGVDVSGHMEVEQSHVAVQLAVAALGLAVVDALTAGSADRGRVRVLPLTVSLRYQVCVAFSENSAHPHLAFRFARAAQKALADRAAPVE
- a CDS encoding alpha/beta fold hydrolase, which codes for MDNPQALPAASGPEGAAAPAPSPGPATAVLAEPAPCEPSRPDPPWRDADRLVQAAIARATAGVSPIGLYQDCLDWAMHLAMSPGKQAAIVQTALSGAADGEEHQPGHGAPREDPRFTHRGWAQWPYRDYVRMFHRLEACWNAATSGVAGADPRRQRVVRFMGRQILDTLSPSNVWCANPEVLETLAQTRGFSLLLGMLRMQADAGDLCTGSAPGASPRKRRGFRVGRNLAVTPGAVVYSNRVMELMRYAPQTHRTWPEPVLLVPSWLLKYYILDLSPHDSMVRYLVENGHTVYMISWKNPRAEARDWGLQTYLDEGLVAALEHIRHEVGGKRVHAAGYCLGGTLLAVAAAAMGRRHTHRPWLKSITLLAAQTDFAEPGELGLFISPSGVSCLDALMWQQGFLDGRQLAGVFQLLNSRDLIWSRLVHDYLLGRQLQPTDLMAWNADTTRLPYRLHSEMLHHMYLHNDFAEGRLCVEGDPVTLTDVHVPILAVATERDHISPWRSVHKLHLLTHRELTFVLCSGGHNVGIVSPPGHANRHFRWKVRRHGESYLTPDEWIGRAALQEGSWWPYWQSWLALHSSAKAAAPRYPPARTLGKAPGTYVLEH
- the phbB gene encoding acetoacetyl-CoA reductase — protein: MPARTALITGGMGGLGEAIVASLHEAGHRIIVTISPGNQRSESWLDARRRSGIEVLAYPLDVSNYDDCADTARKLRQEVGAIDILVNNAGITRDATLRKMSRADWENVLRTNLDSAFNVTQPLLDDMIEHRWGRIINISSVNGQRGQFGQANYAAAKAGLHGFTMALALELARYGVTVNTISPGYLDTRMVAAVPKEVLEKTILPQIPVGRLGRPEEVAALVRFMTSDEAAYITGANFAINGGMHMQ
- a CDS encoding NAD(P)-dependent alcohol dehydrogenase, whose translation is MSKMMKAAVFVEPGRIDLREKPIPDVGPNDALIRITTTTICGTDVHILKGEYPVAPGLTVGHEPVGTIEKLGSAVTGYHEGQRVIAGAICPNFNSYAAQDGYPSQDGSYLAHQGGCGCHGYLATAGWRFGNKIDGAQAEYLLVPDAQANLAPVPDGLSDEQVLMCPDIMSTGFKGAENANIRIGDTVAVFAQGPIGLCATAGARLLGATTVIGVDANPHRLDMARKWGADVVLNTNDCDVVSEILRLTGGRGVDSAIEALGRQSTFESALRVIKPGGTLSSLGVYSDDLKIPLSAVAAGLGDHKINTALCPGGKERMRRLMNVIQSGRVDLTEMVTHRYALDDIGEAYDLFANQRDNVLKVAVRPAG
- a CDS encoding helix-turn-helix domain-containing protein; amino-acid sequence: MSAVERQASTPGTAGVIWLHSRVFRDAPSSLPCRRCDAGRLCQISALGSGGLVAALGTQIRMRSVRAGEVIYCAGDAFRNLYVPTCGICKSVRVDRDGRQQITGFKISGECFGTDGIASGRHQCEAVALMDMQVCVLPFLRAEALADELPDVHRGLARLLSNETLHKEALLMLIANRNAEQRVAAFLLDLSARFGERTADPSRFPLHISREDIGAYLGLTLETVSRTFSHFRQRGLIDREGRIIRLTDMDALVEI
- a CDS encoding Bug family tripartite tricarboxylate transporter substrate binding protein, which codes for MKTNVLFGAARRSLLRTMGLLTLGCAALGAVPAASAQTAAWPGGRPVELVVPYPAGGSSDVIARLLARSLGEQLGASFVVVNKSGAATAIGTAYVAKAANDGHTLLLADSPFVVNAAANPKVPYDPVGEFAPVAIVGTSPSFLYAPAGRYDSLQALVEAARSNPGQLSAGSAGTGTSSHLLFEIMMKEAGIKLNHVPYRGSSPALTDTVAGTVDASFSTYASAQPFVASGRLKVLAMTAPERLPAFPGVPTFKEAGMPGMTFQTWWGVLGPKGMPQGVVDKLNAALGKALQDEAILKQFQVLSVVPGLTTPQVFGQTVERDYQHWVDVIKTSGIQIE
- a CDS encoding DUF3300 domain-containing protein; translated protein: MVSWYGRGVRAVLFWLVLMSATPAGAASDAQTPPPFKPEEIEALAAPIALYPDPLLSQVLMASTYPLEIVHAARWSKDNPSMRGDAAVKAVEGMPWDASVKSLVAFPQVLEPMNEKLDWTQKLGDAFLAQPADVFAAIQRLRGRAQDAGNLETNTQQKVIVEPAPTQAGGQTQVVRIESADPEVIYVPAYNPTVVYGAWSYPSYPPTYWPPSPAYYPGTALVSGLAWGVGLAAAGAIFSDCDWGSNDIDIDYNKVTNIDRNFDQTKVNREGGRWQHDASHRQGVAYRDNATRQQYAGGVPGADRRAEYRGREAGSGAGGLDREAVSNRAGAANRAAGADRPAGASRAAGADRPTASNRAAGADRSTVSNRPAAADRSAASNRAAAADRAGAAGRSTSTDRAASANRSAGGQAGQAGGMQRAGGGATARAGDSAFTGVGSGGAAAQRSYDRGRASAHGASGGRAGGGGARGGGGRR